A DNA window from Leptolyngbya sp. KIOST-1 contains the following coding sequences:
- a CDS encoding DUF29 domain-containing protein codes for MTPPIAPATPTLYDRDLALWYADTLAKLKAGELHGLDIDHLIEEIESLAARDRRELKNRLKVLLAHLLKRIYIASPEYYRSWENTIDEQREQLQDILSQSPSLHAYFGSVFDEVWQRALKQVRNDYPQVSFPDQWPFSQEPEALLTQTFWLTDPRD; via the coding sequence ATGACGCCCCCCATCGCCCCTGCCACCCCAACGCTCTACGATCGCGACCTAGCCCTGTGGTATGCCGATACCCTGGCTAAGCTCAAGGCTGGAGAATTGCACGGCCTCGATATTGACCATTTAATTGAGGAGATTGAAAGCTTGGCGGCCCGCGATCGCAGAGAGCTAAAAAATCGGCTCAAAGTTCTCTTAGCCCACCTACTCAAACGAATATATATAGCGAGTCCCGAATACTATCGCAGCTGGGAAAACACCATTGATGAGCAGCGAGAGCAACTGCAAGACATCCTCAGCCAATCCCCTAGTCTGCACGCCTACTTTGGATCTGTCTTTGATGAGGTCTGGCAGCGCGCCCTCAAACAGGTGCGCAACGACTATCCCCAGGTCAGTTTCCCCGACCAATGGCCCTTTAGCCAAGAGCCAGAGGCGCTTCTTACTCAAACATTCTGGCTAACTGACCCAAGAGACTGA
- the katG gene encoding catalase/peroxidase HPI: protein MLAGPQTRMGTANRDWWPDALNLNMLHQHSAKANPMDESFNYAEAFQSLDLAALRADIYELMTTSQDWWPADYGHYGPLFIRMAWHSAGTYRIGDGRGGAGSGSQRFEPLNSWPDNANLDKARMLLWPVKQKYGNKISWADLMIFAGNCALESMGFKTLGFAGGRVDVWEPEVDIYWGNEKEWLGNQRYEGDRVLLNPLAAVQMGLIYVNPEGPDGEPDPLGSGRDIRETFARMAMNDEETVALTAGGHTFGKCHGAGDAAHVGPEPGGATIVDQGLGWKSKFNTGVGVDAITSGIEGAWTPTPTQWDNSYLETLFKYDWELTKSPAGAWQWKPKGDAGAGTVPDAHDPSKRHAPMMTTADMSMKMDPVYNKIAQRYRDNPDEFAEQFAKAWFKLTHRDMGPRSRYLGPEVPQEEFLWQDPIPAVDHELIDEQDIASLKAKILESGLSVSQLVSTAWASASTFRCSDMRGGANGARIRLEPQKNWEVNQPDQLATVLQTLEGIQQEFNNSQSGGKRVSMADLIVLGGCAGIEQAAKNAGHDVTVPFTPGRTDATQDKTDVESFAPLEPTADGFRNYTSGRHTESLEELLIDRAQLLSLSAPQMTALVGGLRVLGANFGGYQHGVFTDRPETLTNDFFVNLLDLGTTWKATSEEEYEFEGSDRKTGAKKWTATRVDLIFGSNSQLRALAEVYGASDSQPKFVRDFVAAWDKVMNLDRYDLKAVQATSAARSF, encoded by the coding sequence GTGCTGGCTGGACCTCAAACTCGGATGGGGACAGCCAACCGCGACTGGTGGCCGGATGCGCTAAATCTCAACATGCTCCACCAGCACTCCGCCAAGGCCAACCCCATGGACGAGTCATTTAACTACGCGGAGGCGTTCCAGAGCCTGGATTTGGCCGCCCTGAGGGCAGACATCTATGAGCTGATGACCACCTCCCAGGACTGGTGGCCCGCCGACTACGGCCACTATGGGCCGTTATTCATTCGGATGGCGTGGCACAGTGCGGGCACCTACCGGATTGGCGACGGTCGCGGCGGGGCGGGCTCGGGGAGCCAGCGGTTTGAGCCGCTCAACAGCTGGCCTGACAACGCCAACCTCGACAAGGCGCGCATGTTGCTGTGGCCCGTCAAACAAAAATACGGCAACAAGATCTCCTGGGCCGACCTGATGATCTTTGCGGGCAACTGCGCCCTGGAGTCGATGGGCTTTAAGACCCTCGGGTTTGCGGGCGGGCGTGTGGATGTGTGGGAGCCCGAGGTGGATATCTACTGGGGCAACGAAAAAGAATGGCTCGGCAATCAGCGCTACGAGGGCGATCGCGTGCTGCTGAACCCCCTTGCCGCCGTGCAGATGGGCCTGATCTACGTCAACCCGGAAGGACCAGACGGCGAACCTGACCCCCTGGGCTCAGGGCGCGACATTCGCGAGACCTTTGCTCGAATGGCGATGAACGACGAGGAAACCGTCGCGCTAACGGCGGGTGGACACACCTTTGGCAAGTGCCACGGGGCAGGCGATGCGGCCCACGTGGGGCCTGAGCCGGGGGGCGCCACCATCGTCGATCAGGGCCTGGGCTGGAAGAGCAAATTCAACACCGGGGTTGGCGTCGATGCGATCACCAGCGGCATCGAAGGAGCCTGGACCCCCACCCCCACCCAGTGGGACAACAGCTACCTCGAAACCCTGTTTAAGTACGACTGGGAGCTGACCAAGAGCCCGGCGGGCGCGTGGCAGTGGAAGCCCAAGGGCGACGCCGGGGCTGGCACCGTCCCCGACGCCCACGATCCGTCGAAGCGGCACGCCCCGATGATGACTACGGCGGATATGTCGATGAAGATGGACCCCGTCTACAACAAAATCGCCCAGCGCTACCGCGACAACCCCGACGAGTTCGCCGAGCAGTTTGCCAAGGCCTGGTTTAAGCTCACCCACCGCGACATGGGGCCGCGATCGCGCTACCTTGGCCCCGAGGTTCCCCAGGAAGAGTTCCTGTGGCAAGACCCGATTCCCGCTGTCGATCACGAGCTGATTGACGAGCAGGATATTGCATCTCTGAAGGCCAAGATTCTGGAATCAGGGCTGTCGGTTTCGCAGCTGGTGTCGACCGCCTGGGCCTCGGCCTCCACCTTCCGCTGCTCCGACATGCGCGGTGGCGCGAACGGAGCCCGCATTCGCCTGGAACCGCAGAAAAACTGGGAGGTCAACCAGCCCGATCAGCTGGCCACGGTGCTGCAAACCCTGGAGGGCATTCAGCAGGAGTTCAACAATTCCCAGTCGGGCGGCAAGCGGGTGTCCATGGCCGACCTGATCGTGCTGGGCGGCTGTGCCGGGATTGAGCAGGCGGCGAAGAACGCGGGCCACGATGTGACAGTGCCCTTCACCCCAGGCCGCACCGACGCCACCCAGGACAAAACCGATGTGGAGTCCTTCGCACCCCTGGAGCCCACCGCCGATGGGTTCCGCAACTACACCAGCGGCAGACATACCGAGTCGCTCGAAGAGCTGCTGATCGATCGGGCCCAGCTGCTGTCGCTGTCGGCTCCGCAGATGACGGCACTGGTGGGCGGCCTGCGAGTGCTGGGGGCGAACTTTGGCGGCTACCAGCACGGCGTCTTCACCGATCGCCCCGAAACGCTGACCAACGACTTCTTCGTCAACCTGCTGGATCTGGGCACCACCTGGAAGGCGACCTCTGAGGAGGAGTATGAGTTCGAGGGCAGCGATCGCAAAACCGGCGCCAAAAAATGGACCGCCACCCGCGTGGACCTGATCTTTGGCTCCAACTCCCAGCTCCGCGCCCTGGCGGAAGTCTACGGGGCCTCAGACTCGCAGCCGAAGTTTGTGCGGGACTTTGTCGCCGCCTGGGACAAGGTGATGAACCTCGATCGCTACGACCTCAAGGCCGTCCAGGCGACCAGCGCTGCCAGGAGCTTCTAG
- a CDS encoding ABC transporter ATP-binding protein: MTRQPSPNLPTQPRPTAPPVIFSARQLTKTYTMGEVQVQALRSVDLDLYEGEFVVLLGPSGSGKSTLLNILGGLDVPTSGEVFFKGQNLTAGGDRTLTRFRRESIGFIFQFYNLIPSLTAKENVALVTDIAPRPMAPAQALEMVGLGDRLDHFPSQLSGGQQQRVAIARAIAKRPEVLFCDEPTGALDFSTGKRVLEVLAQVNQELGTTVVVITHNAGIGAMGDRVITMRDGQIHTIDTNPRRASPDELEW, translated from the coding sequence ATGACCCGTCAACCCAGCCCCAATTTACCCACCCAGCCGCGCCCCACCGCCCCGCCGGTGATCTTCTCGGCCCGTCAGCTGACCAAGACCTACACCATGGGTGAGGTGCAGGTGCAGGCGCTGCGATCGGTGGATCTGGACCTCTACGAGGGCGAGTTTGTGGTGCTGCTGGGGCCATCGGGCAGCGGCAAATCAACCCTGCTGAATATCCTGGGCGGGCTGGATGTGCCCACCAGCGGCGAGGTATTTTTCAAAGGCCAGAACCTGACGGCGGGGGGCGATCGCACTCTCACCCGCTTCCGCCGCGAGTCCATCGGCTTTATCTTTCAGTTCTACAACCTGATCCCCAGCCTGACGGCGAAGGAAAACGTGGCCCTGGTCACCGACATTGCCCCCCGGCCTATGGCCCCAGCGCAGGCCCTGGAGATGGTGGGATTGGGCGATCGCCTCGACCACTTCCCCTCCCAGCTCTCAGGTGGGCAGCAGCAGCGGGTAGCGATCGCCCGGGCGATCGCCAAGCGACCCGAGGTGCTGTTCTGCGACGAACCCACAGGAGCGCTGGACTTTAGCACCGGCAAGCGGGTGCTGGAGGTGCTGGCCCAGGTGAACCAGGAGCTGGGCACCACGGTGGTGGTGATCACCCACAATGCGGGGATTGGGGCCATGGGCGATCGCGTCATCACCATGCGCGACGGTCAGATCCACACCATCGATACCAACCCCCGCCGCGCCTCCCCCGACGAACTGGAGTGGTAA
- a CDS encoding efflux RND transporter periplasmic adaptor subunit, translating into MTSTEPTNDQRTLGNGTAPAPPPKRRRWRPWLYGLGGLGLVALIAYAVRPQPIAVDLATVERGALQVTVGAEGQTRVRDRFVVAAPVDGELQRIDLRAGDPVADGAIVARIDPLPLTSQVEATQARRRAVQAQIAGVDTQRPKAEALRQAETRIRAAQAGQGQAQAQVTEAEAGLVQAERDRDRMASLYSQGAIPRQQLEAMELAVTQRQQALATARQQVAVAVADVQSAQANLAVLTAEQQDPDYLVDVYQAELAALDAELASLTDDARRATITAPAAGRVLQVLEPSARFVAAGTPLLSLGDPDGLELVIDILSTDAVRVSPGDAVQIDRWGGEENLQAIVRQVEPAAFTEVSALGVDEQRVNVIADFTDPAVPLGDGFRVDAQIVVWQSDNVLTVPISALFRCDIAWCAFVAEDGRAQRREVAIGPRSDFAAVVEAGLAEGEQVILYPGDQIEADVRIRGR; encoded by the coding sequence ATGACCAGCACAGAACCCACTAACGATCAACGTACCCTGGGCAACGGCACTGCCCCGGCCCCGCCGCCGAAACGTCGCCGCTGGCGGCCCTGGCTCTATGGCCTCGGCGGCCTCGGCCTGGTGGCGCTGATCGCCTACGCCGTGCGGCCCCAGCCGATCGCGGTCGATCTGGCGACGGTGGAGCGGGGAGCGTTGCAGGTGACGGTGGGGGCCGAGGGGCAGACGCGGGTGCGCGATCGCTTCGTGGTCGCCGCCCCAGTAGATGGCGAACTCCAGCGGATTGACCTGCGCGCGGGGGATCCGGTGGCGGATGGGGCGATTGTGGCCCGCATTGACCCGCTGCCCCTGACCAGCCAGGTGGAGGCCACCCAGGCCCGCCGTCGGGCGGTGCAGGCCCAGATCGCCGGGGTCGATACCCAGCGGCCCAAGGCCGAGGCGCTGCGCCAGGCCGAAACCCGGATTCGCGCGGCTCAGGCGGGCCAGGGGCAGGCCCAGGCCCAGGTGACGGAAGCGGAGGCAGGGCTGGTGCAGGCCGAGCGGGATCGCGATCGCATGGCTAGTCTCTACAGCCAGGGGGCGATCCCTCGGCAACAGCTCGAAGCCATGGAACTGGCCGTCACCCAGCGCCAGCAGGCCCTGGCCACCGCCCGCCAGCAGGTAGCGGTGGCGGTGGCCGATGTGCAATCGGCCCAGGCCAACCTGGCGGTGCTTACCGCCGAGCAGCAGGATCCCGACTACCTGGTGGATGTCTATCAGGCGGAGCTGGCCGCCCTCGATGCTGAACTGGCCAGCCTCACTGACGATGCCCGCCGCGCCACCATCACTGCCCCCGCCGCTGGTCGGGTGCTGCAAGTGCTGGAGCCCAGCGCCCGGTTTGTGGCGGCGGGCACCCCCCTGCTCAGCCTGGGCGACCCCGACGGCCTGGAGCTGGTGATCGACATTCTCTCCACCGATGCGGTGCGGGTGTCGCCGGGGGATGCAGTGCAGATCGATCGCTGGGGCGGCGAGGAGAACTTGCAGGCGATCGTGCGCCAGGTGGAACCGGCGGCCTTTACCGAGGTGTCGGCCCTGGGGGTGGATGAGCAGCGGGTGAATGTGATCGCCGACTTCACCGACCCGGCGGTGCCCCTGGGGGATGGCTTTCGCGTCGATGCTCAGATTGTGGTGTGGCAGAGCGACAATGTGCTGACGGTGCCGATCAGCGCTCTGTTTCGCTGCGACATCGCTTGGTGCGCCTTTGTGGCCGAGGACGGTCGCGCCCAGCGGCGGGAGGTGGCGATCGGCCCCCGCAGCGACTTTGCCGCCGTGGTCGAGGCGGGTCTGGCCGAGGGGGAGCAGGTGATCCTCTACCCCGGCGACCAGATCGAAGCCGATGTCAGAATTCGGGGGCGTTAG
- a CDS encoding Uma2 family endonuclease, which translates to MTTLVTSRQPQVVLYGVSWLTYQGLIRDLEAAPGNRLTYDQGTLEIRVPLPPHEAYKKLMGRLVEVITEETDTEIRSLGSTTWNREDLQKGLEADQCYYIQHEQAVRGKDDIDLTIDPPPDLAIEVDHTSSSLNRMAIYAALGVPEIWRFDGETLTIYALTNGEYRPQETSQVLPMLSQADLLHFLQTSQTMGETSWVKAFRTWLRKKL; encoded by the coding sequence ATGACTACTCTAGTGACCTCGCGGCAACCTCAGGTGGTCTTGTATGGCGTCAGCTGGCTGACCTACCAGGGGTTAATTCGCGATTTAGAGGCGGCCCCCGGCAACCGCCTCACCTACGACCAGGGAACCCTCGAAATTAGGGTGCCGCTGCCACCCCACGAAGCCTATAAAAAACTCATGGGCCGCCTGGTGGAAGTGATCACTGAGGAGACAGACACCGAAATCCGCAGTTTGGGGTCTACCACCTGGAATCGGGAGGATTTGCAAAAAGGGCTAGAGGCCGACCAGTGCTACTACATCCAGCATGAGCAAGCGGTGCGGGGCAAAGATGACATTGACCTCACCATCGACCCACCGCCCGATTTGGCCATCGAGGTAGACCACACCAGCAGTTCCCTAAATCGAATGGCGATCTATGCCGCGCTGGGGGTACCTGAAATCTGGCGCTTTGACGGAGAAACCCTGACTATCTACGCCCTAACCAACGGAGAATACCGCCCCCAGGAAACCTCACAGGTTCTACCCATGCTGAGCCAGGCAGATCTGCTGCACTTTTTGCAAACCAGCCAAACCATGGGTGAAACCAGCTGGGTCAAAGCCTTTCGCACCTGGCTGAGGAAAAAGCTATAG
- a CDS encoding peroxiredoxin has protein sequence MLLNREGDSVPQVTFRIVAEVGEYDLSTADLFDHKTVVVFSVPGAFTCPHSPIQLLGYNEYAQVFRDNGVDDILCISVNDPFSLAAWARDEGADQVSFIPDVAGSFTRAMGMLVNLSERGMGYRSRRYSMLVKDGVIEKMFVEPEGFEAMPVVSNAEAMLNYINPKARKPERIAVQMQMWRAMLST, from the coding sequence ATGTTGCTCAATCGTGAGGGCGATTCTGTTCCTCAGGTGACGTTTAGAATAGTTGCAGAGGTGGGTGAGTATGACCTCTCGACGGCGGATCTCTTTGATCACAAAACTGTAGTGGTGTTTTCGGTGCCAGGAGCGTTTACCTGTCCCCACTCGCCTATTCAATTGTTGGGCTATAACGAATACGCCCAGGTGTTTCGGGACAATGGCGTTGATGACATTCTTTGTATTTCGGTCAATGATCCCTTTTCGCTGGCGGCCTGGGCCCGAGACGAAGGTGCCGACCAGGTCAGCTTTATTCCTGACGTAGCGGGCAGTTTCACCCGCGCGATGGGGATGCTGGTAAACCTGTCTGAGCGAGGCATGGGGTACCGTTCTCGGCGCTATTCCATGCTGGTGAAAGACGGCGTGATTGAAAAAATGTTTGTCGAGCCGGAGGGTTTTGAAGCGATGCCCGTTGTTTCTAACGCCGAAGCTATGTTGAATTATATCAATCCCAAGGCTAGGAAGCCGGAGCGGATTGCCGTGCAAATGCAAATGTGGCGGGCCATGCTTTCCACTTAG
- a CDS encoding superoxide dismutase family protein, translated as MSALLNSIQRLGLALCLIGLALMACPAAAIALTTQTELIDNSGNAIGTVEVEQGHKGVLITLKARGLPPGYHGMHFHAVGDCSDLAAFKSAGGHVNPFDTPHGFRNPDGPHEGNLPNLVVAADGTVEVELYSDLVALDAGAAKLLDDDGTALIIHTDKDDHYSQPIGGSGGRIACAVIQ; from the coding sequence ATGTCAGCTCTGCTCAACTCAATCCAGCGCCTTGGTCTGGCCCTTTGCCTGATCGGCCTGGCCCTGATGGCCTGCCCTGCCGCCGCGATCGCCCTCACCACCCAGACTGAGCTGATCGACAACAGCGGCAACGCGATCGGCACCGTGGAGGTCGAGCAGGGGCACAAAGGGGTGCTGATCACCCTCAAGGCCCGCGGCCTGCCCCCCGGCTACCACGGCATGCACTTCCACGCCGTGGGCGACTGCTCGGATCTGGCGGCGTTCAAATCGGCGGGGGGCCACGTCAATCCCTTCGATACGCCCCACGGGTTTCGCAACCCCGACGGTCCCCATGAGGGCAACCTGCCCAACCTGGTGGTGGCCGCCGATGGCACGGTGGAGGTGGAGCTATACAGCGACCTGGTGGCACTCGATGCCGGAGCGGCCAAACTGCTCGATGACGATGGCACCGCCCTGATCATCCACACCGACAAAGACGACCACTATTCGCAGCCCATTGGCGGCTCCGGCGGGCGGATTGCCTGTGCGGTAATCCAGTAA
- a CDS encoding mechanosensitive ion channel family protein, producing MVWRDGLNQGKVSGFQRIWRAWAAVILVLVLFAPGTRLRAQEEAEPGPEEPAPAPAPALSAPPGNTVPRPTEDGVFFADVLVRGQPVFQVGSLTGLSASDRAAIINRRIAGLLSQVQELGTVTVQLDDDRPIALLTVNNRVLMTVTQQDADDFGLTVAELAQQWADRLNQVLAQPNLAIDVLQRLDSTTRQLLDDTIVLLPSLLGAIVLVGLTWIVAKGVRRLGLLWAEQTEGDRSTEILIGRLCYGGVWVVGSIVALGVLGLDFAALLGTLGLTSVAIGFSLRDVLSNYISGVILLAARPFRISDQVVIGNYEGTVVQIQLRATTMRTYDGRLVYIPNQQVFQKSVVNNTDSPVRRSDVFVGIDYDADINVARQVIIEAVTSVKGVESEPPPLILVQDLAPSTVQLEVRFWVNSRRQSFLQVTSEASQAIKEGLQAAGIEMPTEIYTLSFRQGAIDTISAIVTEGGEQQERG from the coding sequence ATGGTGTGGCGAGACGGGTTAAACCAGGGAAAGGTCAGCGGTTTTCAGCGGATTTGGCGGGCGTGGGCCGCCGTGATTCTGGTTCTGGTTCTATTTGCCCCCGGTACCAGGCTTAGGGCCCAGGAGGAGGCTGAACCTGGCCCCGAAGAACCAGCCCCAGCCCCAGCCCCAGCGCTATCGGCCCCGCCTGGGAACACCGTGCCCAGGCCGACTGAAGATGGGGTGTTCTTTGCCGATGTGCTGGTGCGGGGGCAGCCGGTGTTTCAGGTGGGCAGTCTGACGGGGCTGAGTGCCAGCGATCGCGCCGCCATCATCAACCGCCGTATTGCCGGACTGCTGAGCCAGGTGCAGGAGCTTGGTACCGTCACCGTGCAGCTGGATGACGATCGCCCAATTGCGCTGCTGACGGTGAATAACCGGGTGTTGATGACCGTCACCCAGCAGGATGCCGACGATTTTGGCCTCACCGTGGCAGAACTGGCCCAGCAGTGGGCCGATCGCCTCAACCAGGTGCTGGCCCAGCCCAACCTGGCCATCGATGTCTTGCAGCGGCTAGACAGCACCACGCGCCAGCTCCTGGATGACACTATTGTGCTGCTGCCGTCGCTGCTGGGGGCGATCGTGCTGGTGGGCCTGACCTGGATCGTGGCCAAGGGGGTGCGACGGTTGGGCCTGCTGTGGGCCGAGCAAACCGAGGGCGATCGCAGCACCGAGATTTTGATTGGTCGCCTGTGCTATGGCGGCGTGTGGGTGGTGGGCAGCATTGTGGCTCTGGGGGTGCTGGGCCTCGACTTTGCCGCCCTGCTGGGCACCCTGGGGCTGACCAGTGTGGCGATCGGCTTTAGCCTACGCGACGTGCTCAGCAACTACATTTCGGGGGTAATTTTGCTGGCGGCCCGCCCCTTTCGCATTAGCGACCAGGTGGTGATCGGCAACTACGAGGGCACCGTGGTGCAGATTCAGCTGCGGGCCACCACCATGCGTACCTACGACGGGCGGCTGGTGTACATCCCCAACCAGCAGGTGTTTCAAAAGAGCGTGGTCAACAATACCGACTCCCCCGTACGCCGCAGCGATGTGTTTGTGGGCATTGACTACGATGCCGATATCAACGTCGCTCGCCAGGTGATTATTGAGGCGGTTACGTCGGTTAAAGGGGTTGAATCAGAGCCACCACCGCTTATTTTGGTGCAAGACCTGGCTCCCAGCACCGTCCAGCTGGAGGTGCGGTTTTGGGTGAATTCTCGCCGTCAGTCGTTTTTGCAGGTAACCTCAGAAGCGTCTCAAGCCATTAAAGAGGGGCTACAAGCGGCGGGTATCGAAATGCCTACCGAGATCTACACGCTGAGCTTTCGCCAAGGGGCGATCGACACGATTAGCGCGATCGTCACCGAGGGAGGAGAGCAGCAAGAGCGAGGATGA
- a CDS encoding ABC transporter permease — protein MPSIMQTLDLKLFRDLKGLRGQVIAIVVIVACGIASLVTMVSTYQSLLLSQERYYSQYRFADVFGQLKRAPNGVMERILEIPGVGQGQARVVATVTLDVPGLEDPASGWLISIPEQRQPMLNDLVLRSGRYIQPGRADEVIASVAFVEANQLALGDTISAVINGRWQPLRIVGTALSPEYIYEISGTELLPDNRRFGVFWMGREALATAFDLDGAFNDVALTLTTGANEQAVIFRLDQILDRYGGLGAYGRENQLSHRFLSDDLAGLQVMALILPLIFLGIAAFLVNLVLARLVSTQRDQIAVLKAFGYGNWGVGLHFFKLVAVVVGLGSAFGIGVGRWWGANFTEFYTQFYQFPSIEYRAGLGLMLGAVGVSAIAAATGAFKAVAGAVSLPPAEAMRPEPPASFKPTLIEHLGLQRWLSPAGRIILRNVERRPAQAAMAVLGIGLAVAMLVVGRYFSDGIDAIIDVQFRTVQREDVTLTFTEPLPGRVQHDLAQLPGVLRVEPFRNVPVRLRFEQRSRLGGIVGLSSPSTLRRLIDSDLQSVPLPADGLVLTTKLAEILQAQVGDRLTVEVLEGARPVLSVPLVGLVDELVGLAMYMDVTALNTLMQEGPTYSGAYLTVDLLQMPSLYEQIKQIPAVASMAQRETALAQFEDTIAATSGVMNAMILLFACIIAVGVIYNAARIALSERSRELATLRIIGFTQREIAFILLGEQGVLTLAAIPVGWALGYGLAWTLNQSPAQNTELFRVPFIIQPASFVFAAVVTGVAAIASGLLIARQLGGLDLIAVLKTRE, from the coding sequence TTGCCTTCCATCATGCAAACCCTCGATCTGAAGCTATTTCGCGATCTCAAGGGCCTGCGGGGCCAGGTGATTGCGATCGTGGTGATTGTGGCCTGCGGCATTGCCAGCCTGGTGACGATGGTGAGCACCTACCAGTCGCTGCTGCTGTCCCAGGAGCGCTACTACAGCCAGTACCGCTTTGCCGATGTGTTTGGGCAGCTCAAGCGCGCCCCTAACGGCGTGATGGAGCGGATTTTGGAGATTCCGGGGGTGGGCCAGGGGCAGGCGCGGGTGGTGGCCACGGTGACCCTGGATGTGCCGGGGCTGGAGGATCCGGCCAGCGGGTGGCTGATCTCGATTCCCGAGCAGCGGCAGCCGATGCTGAACGACCTGGTGCTGCGATCGGGGCGCTACATTCAGCCGGGGCGGGCCGACGAGGTGATCGCCAGCGTGGCCTTTGTGGAGGCGAACCAGCTGGCTCTGGGGGACACCATCAGCGCGGTGATCAATGGGCGCTGGCAGCCGCTGCGGATTGTGGGCACGGCGCTGTCGCCGGAGTACATCTACGAGATTAGCGGCACCGAGCTGCTGCCCGACAACCGCCGCTTTGGGGTGTTTTGGATGGGGCGCGAGGCCCTGGCCACGGCCTTTGACCTGGATGGGGCCTTTAACGATGTGGCTCTGACCCTGACCACCGGGGCCAACGAGCAGGCGGTGATCTTTCGCCTCGACCAAATTTTGGATCGCTACGGCGGGCTGGGGGCCTACGGGCGCGAGAACCAGCTCTCCCACCGCTTCCTCTCCGACGACCTGGCCGGGTTGCAGGTGATGGCGCTGATTTTGCCGCTGATTTTCTTAGGCATTGCGGCGTTTTTGGTGAATCTGGTGCTGGCCCGGCTGGTCAGCACCCAGCGCGACCAGATTGCGGTGCTCAAGGCCTTTGGCTACGGCAACTGGGGGGTGGGGCTGCACTTTTTTAAGCTGGTGGCGGTGGTGGTGGGGCTGGGGTCGGCCTTCGGCATTGGGGTGGGGCGCTGGTGGGGGGCCAATTTCACCGAGTTCTACACGCAGTTTTACCAGTTTCCCTCGATTGAGTACCGGGCCGGGCTGGGGCTGATGCTGGGGGCGGTGGGGGTGAGCGCGATCGCCGCCGCCACCGGAGCCTTCAAAGCCGTGGCCGGAGCCGTCAGCTTGCCCCCCGCCGAGGCCATGCGGCCCGAACCCCCGGCCAGCTTCAAGCCGACGCTGATCGAGCACCTGGGGTTGCAGCGGTGGCTCTCCCCCGCCGGGCGGATCATTCTGCGCAATGTGGAACGGCGGCCCGCCCAGGCGGCGATGGCGGTGCTGGGCATTGGTCTGGCGGTGGCGATGCTGGTGGTGGGCCGCTACTTCAGTGACGGCATCGACGCGATTATCGATGTGCAGTTTCGCACCGTGCAGCGCGAAGATGTCACCCTCACCTTTACCGAGCCGCTGCCGGGGCGGGTGCAGCACGACCTGGCCCAGCTGCCGGGGGTGTTGCGGGTGGAGCCCTTTCGAAATGTGCCGGTGCGGCTGCGGTTCGAGCAGCGATCGCGCCTGGGGGGCATTGTCGGCCTCTCGTCGCCCAGCACCCTGCGGCGGCTGATCGACAGCGACTTGCAATCTGTGCCCCTGCCCGCCGATGGCCTGGTGCTGACTACCAAACTGGCGGAAATTTTGCAGGCCCAGGTGGGCGATCGCCTCACGGTAGAGGTGCTGGAGGGAGCGCGCCCAGTGCTCTCGGTGCCCCTGGTGGGTCTGGTGGATGAGCTGGTGGGACTGGCCATGTATATGGATGTCACCGCCCTGAACACGCTGATGCAGGAAGGCCCCACCTACTCCGGTGCCTACCTAACCGTGGACCTCTTGCAGATGCCGTCCCTGTACGAGCAGATCAAGCAAATTCCAGCGGTGGCCAGCATGGCCCAGCGCGAAACCGCCCTGGCCCAGTTTGAAGATACCATCGCCGCCACCTCTGGGGTGATGAACGCCATGATTTTGCTGTTTGCCTGCATCATCGCCGTGGGGGTGATCTACAACGCCGCCCGCATTGCCCTCTCCGAACGCAGCCGCGAACTGGCCACCCTGCGCATCATCGGCTTCACCCAGCGCGAGATCGCGTTCATTCTCCTGGGCGAACAGGGGGTACTGACCCTGGCGGCAATTCCGGTGGGCTGGGCCCTGGGCTACGGCCTGGCCTGGACCCTGAACCAGTCCCCAGCCCAGAACACCGAGCTGTTTCGGGTGCCCTTCATCATTCAGCCCGCCAGCTTTGTCTTTGCGGCGGTGGTGACGGGTGTGGCGGCGATCGCCTCCGGCCTGCTGATCGCCCGGCAGCTGGGGGGTTTGGATTTGATTGCGGTGTTGAAGACGAGGGAGTAG